One Helicobacter pylori NQ4053 genomic region harbors:
- a CDS encoding vacuolating cytotoxin domain-containing protein produces MAFKKARLISRFVSKGSFKLNKISKKFFTLNRILKREKPLKRHKKTKSIEKPFNKNKSFLKASVLLIGVLGGLSHLRANECRYWSWSSWSYQDNIESGSNSPTHNSYCLFSSAQGSGTYYLNTLTTYSVGGASFTQKFNNGTLDIGGNIRFGGTGINGGDVGYITGTYDAQTMNFNSSHITTGNSYADGGGATLNFNATNNITINQASFDNSDAGTQKSYMNFKGSNIKISGSSFTDDTDGGFSFSGSSNNSTISFNQTSFNQGTYNFSNSATLSFNNSNFNQGTYHFNDNASFNNNTFNQGTYDFNDNTSFNNDTFNQGTYSFNTSKVSFSGINTLNSSSPFASLKGSVSFNSNAIFNLNQTLSDNQTYDILTTNGAIQYGVYQSYLWDLINYKGDKAISHVEVGNNTYDVTFDINGQDETLQETFNKQSIITQFLGDDLQQQAQQTYQEDVANSQNALNNVASDNTIANNDTSYTQSKNATVAKDAQSLENTNQQVQKDEQALEKDLAQIQQLANSTTGFNEQAFTQAQKQEQQDEQTLQNEENAFNTEQEGLKQAIQQAQEQQQKQEQQEAQQTYQEDVANSQNALNNVASDNTIANNDTSYTQSKNATVAKDAQSLENTNQQVQKDEQALEKDLAQIQQLANSTTGFNEQAFTQAQKQEQQDEQTLQNEENAFNTEQEGLKQAIANAKPTSPTPSPTPTPTKHTGPNTPPSQVPPTPPTQNPPAESVWSGVYWLQNKTYSKQGIYYIDPNLSGQSGQSGNTLSTYTANLLGRSFGVNANNGTLIIGNDTESVNDNGLIWIGHGGFGYITGTFNAANIYLTNNFKTGEGVSGSDGGGANITFKASDNITMDGLNYNNAETVTKMIQTGASQHSYTTFDATNNISVTNSSFSDMTWGKFSFSAKNISFSNASFSGFTNPGGSSVISANASNSLSFIDSRLNGGAIYNLQANSLIFNNTQAVFNVLYSRGTSNFNATTQLLGNTSFTLSSQSLLNFNGDTTLQNNANITLGNKSQAAFKNSLTLDNNSNLSLDNQSVLNANGASAFNNQASLNIYNGSQATFNSLFFNGGTLSLNASSKLNASSASFSNNTTINLDDSVLSANNTSSLNANINFQGASQADFGGNTTIDTASFNFDSASSLNFNNLTANGALNFNGYAPSLTKALMSVSGQFVLGNNGDINLSDINIFDNITKSVTYNILNAQKGITGISGANGYEKILFYGMKIQNATYSDNNNIQTWSFINPLNSSQIIQESIKNGDLTIEVLNNPNSASNTIFNIAPELYNYQASKQNPTGYSYDYSDNQAGTYYLTSNIKGLFTPKGSQTPQAPGTYSPFNQPLNSLNIYNKGFSSENLKTLLGILSQNSATLKEMIESNQLDNITNINEVLRLLDKIKITQTQKQALLETINHLTDNINQTFNNGNLIIGATQDNVTNSTSSIWFGGNGYSSPCALDSATCSSFRNTYLGQLLGSTSPYLGYINADFKAKSIYITGTIGSGNAFESGGSADVTFQSANNLVLNKANIEAQATDNIFNLLGQEGIDKIFNQGNLANVLSQMAMEKIKQAGGLGNFIENALSPLSKELPASLQNETLGQLIGQNNLDDLLNNSGVMNAIQNIISKKLSIFGNFVTPSIIENYLAKQSLKSMLDDKGLLNFIGGYIDASELSSILSVILKDITNPPTSLQKDIGVVANDLLNEFLGQDVVKKLESQGLVSNIINNIISQGGLSGVYNQGLGSVLPPSLQNALKENDLGALLSPRGLHDFWQKGYFNFLSNGYVFVNNSSFSNATGGSLNFVANKSIIFNGDNTIDFSKYQGALIFASNGVSNINITTLNATNGLSLNAGLNNVSVQKGEICINLANCPTTKNNSSTNSSVTPTNESLSVRANNFTFLGAIASNGVIDLSQVTNNSVIGTLNLNENATLQANNLTITNAFNNASNSTANINGNFTLNQQATLSTNASGLNVMGNFNSYGDLVFNLSHSASHAIINAQGVATIMANSNNPLIQFNTSSKEVGTYTLIDSAKAIYYGYNNQITGGSSLYNYLKLYTLIDINGKHMVMSDNGLTYNGQAVNIKDGGLVVGFKDSQNQYIYTSILYNKVKIAVSNDPINNLQAPTLKQYIAQIQGVQSVDSIDQAGGSQAINWLNKIFETKGSPLFAPYYLESHSVKDLTTIAGNIANTLEVIANPDFKNDATNILQINTYTQQMSRLAKLSDTSTFARSDFLERLEALKNKRFADAIPNAMDVILKYSQRNRVKNNVWATGVGGASFINGGTGTLYGINVGYDRFIKGVIVGGYAAYGYSGFHGNITQSGSSNVNIGVYSRAFIKRSELTMSLNETWGYNKTFINSYDPLLSIINQSYRYDTWTTDAKINYGYDFMFKDKSVIFKPQVGLAYYYIGLSGLRGIMDDPIYNQFRANADPNKKSVLTINFALESRHYFNKNSYYFVIADVGRDLFINSMGDKMVRFIGNNTLSYRDGGRYNTFASIITGGEIRLFKTFYVNAGIGARFGLDYKDINITGNIGIRYAF; encoded by the coding sequence ATGGCGTTTAAAAAGGCCAGATTGATTTCCAGGTTTGTTTCAAAGGGATCTTTCAAATTGAATAAGATCTCAAAGAAATTTTTCACATTGAATCGAATCTTAAAGCGTGAAAAGCCCTTAAAACGCCATAAAAAAACAAAATCCATTGAAAAGCCCTTTAATAAAAACAAATCTTTTTTAAAAGCTTCAGTTTTATTGATAGGAGTGCTAGGGGGGTTATCCCACCTAAGGGCTAACGAATGCCGTTATTGGTCATGGTCGTCTTGGAGTTATCAAGACAATATTGAAAGCGGTTCTAATTCACCCACGCACAACTCTTATTGTCTTTTTAGCAGTGCTCAAGGCTCTGGGACTTATTATTTAAACACTCTTACCACTTACAGCGTTGGTGGGGCTAGTTTCACGCAAAAATTCAATAATGGCACGCTTGATATAGGGGGGAATATCCGCTTTGGAGGCACAGGTATTAATGGGGGTGATGTAGGGTATATCACAGGCACTTATGACGCTCAAACGATGAATTTTAATTCTAGCCATATCACAACCGGAAACTCATACGCTGATGGCGGTGGGGCCACGCTCAATTTTAATGCGACCAATAATATCACTATCAATCAAGCGAGTTTTGATAACAGCGATGCAGGGACACAAAAATCTTACATGAATTTTAAAGGCTCTAATATCAAGATCAGTGGCTCTAGCTTTACAGATGATACTGATGGGGGCTTTAGTTTCAGCGGCAGTAGTAATAATAGCACCATCTCCTTCAATCAAACCAGCTTCAATCAAGGGACTTATAATTTTAGCAATAGCGCCACTTTAAGCTTTAATAACAGCAATTTCAATCAAGGCACTTATCACTTTAATGACAACGCTAGCTTTAATAATAACACCTTCAATCAAGGGACTTATGATTTTAATGACAATACTAGCTTTAATAACGACACCTTCAATCAAGGCACTTATAGCTTTAACACCAGCAAGGTGAGTTTCTCAGGCATTAACACTTTAAATTCAAGTTCGCCTTTTGCCAGCCTTAAAGGCAGTGTGTCTTTTAATTCTAATGCGATCTTTAACCTCAATCAAACCCTTAGCGATAATCAAACTTATGATATTCTCACTACAAACGGGGCGATCCAGTATGGGGTTTATCAAAGCTATTTGTGGGATCTAATCAACTATAAGGGCGATAAAGCCATTAGCCATGTTGAAGTGGGCAATAACACTTATGATGTAACCTTTGATATTAACGGGCAGGATGAAACCTTACAAGAAACCTTTAACAAACAATCTATCATCACTCAGTTTTTAGGAGACGATTTACAACAACAAGCCCAACAAACCTATCAAGAGGATGTAGCTAATTCCCAAAACGCTTTGAATAATGTGGCTAGCGACAACACGATCGCAAATAACGATACAAGCTACACTCAAAGCAAAAATGCTACTGTAGCTAAAGACGCTCAAAGTTTAGAAAACACCAACCAACAAGTCCAAAAAGATGAGCAAGCGTTAGAAAAAGATTTAGCCCAAATCCAACAATTAGCCAACTCCACCACAGGCTTTAACGAACAAGCTTTCACTCAAGCTCAAAAACAAGAACAACAAGATGAACAAACCTTACAGAATGAGGAAAACGCTTTTAATACGGAACAAGAGGGATTGAAACAAGCGATACAACAAGCGCAAGAACAACAACAAAAACAAGAACAACAAGAAGCCCAACAAACCTATCAAGAGGATGTAGCTAATTCCCAAAACGCTTTGAATAATGTGGCTAGCGACAACACGATCGCAAATAACGATACAAGCTACACTCAAAGCAAAAATGCTACTGTAGCTAAAGACGCTCAAAGTTTAGAAAACACCAACCAACAAGTCCAAAAAGATGAGCAAGCGTTAGAAAAAGATTTAGCCCAAATCCAACAATTAGCCAACTCCACCACAGGCTTTAACGAACAAGCTTTCACTCAAGCTCAAAAACAAGAACAACAAGATGAACAAACCTTACAGAATGAGGAAAACGCTTTTAATACGGAACAAGAGGGATTGAAACAAGCGATAGCTAACGCTAAGCCTACAAGCCCTACACCAAGCCCTACACCCACTCCTACAAAACACACAGGGCCAAACACTCCCCCTAGTCAAGTTCCGCCCACACCCCCTACTCAAAATCCACCTGCAGAAAGCGTGTGGAGTGGGGTTTATTGGCTTCAAAACAAAACTTACTCAAAACAAGGCATTTATTATATTGATCCCAACCTTTCAGGACAGAGCGGTCAAAGCGGCAACACGCTCAGCACTTATACAGCTAATTTGTTAGGGAGAAGTTTTGGCGTCAATGCTAACAATGGCACTTTGATCATAGGGAATGACACAGAGAGCGTGAATGATAACGGGTTGATTTGGATAGGGCATGGAGGCTTTGGTTATATTACCGGGACTTTTAATGCGGCTAACATTTACTTGACCAATAATTTTAAAACCGGTGAAGGCGTTTCAGGCTCAGATGGTGGGGGAGCGAACATCACCTTTAAAGCAAGCGATAATATCACTATGGATGGCTTGAATTACAATAACGCTGAAACCGTTACTAAAATGATTCAAACAGGGGCCAGTCAGCATTCCTATACCACTTTTGACGCTACCAATAATATCAGTGTAACCAATTCTAGTTTTAGCGATATGACTTGGGGGAAATTCAGTTTTAGCGCTAAGAATATTTCGTTTTCTAACGCTTCGTTCAGCGGCTTTACAAACCCTGGAGGATCAAGCGTTATCAGCGCTAACGCTTCTAATTCTTTAAGCTTTATAGATTCTCGCTTGAATGGTGGGGCAATCTATAATTTGCAGGCTAATAGCCTTATTTTCAATAACACGCAAGCGGTTTTTAATGTCTTGTATTCTAGGGGGACAAGCAATTTTAACGCTACGACACAGCTTTTGGGTAACACCAGTTTTACACTTAGCTCTCAAAGTTTGCTGAATTTTAATGGCGATACAACCTTGCAAAACAACGCTAATATCACGCTTGGTAATAAAAGTCAAGCCGCTTTTAAAAATTCTTTAACTCTTGATAACAATTCTAATTTGAGTTTAGACAATCAAAGCGTTTTGAATGCGAATGGCGCGAGCGCTTTTAACAATCAAGCGAGTCTCAATATTTATAACGGGAGTCAAGCAACCTTTAATAGCCTCTTTTTTAATGGCGGGACACTCAGTCTTAACGCTAGTAGCAAGCTCAACGCTTCTAGCGCTAGTTTTTCAAACAACACCACTATCAATTTAGACGATAGCGTTTTATCAGCCAATAACACAAGCTCTTTAAACGCTAATATCAATTTTCAAGGCGCAAGCCAGGCTGATTTTGGAGGCAACACGACTATTGATACAGCAAGCTTTAATTTTGACAGCGCAAGCTCATTGAATTTTAATAACCTTACGGCTAATGGAGCGTTAAATTTTAATGGTTATGCGCCCTCTTTAACTAAAGCTTTAATGAGCGTTAGCGGGCAGTTTGTTTTAGGGAATAATGGAGATATTAATTTATCTGACATCAATATTTTTGACAACATCACAAAATCTGTAACTTACAACATCCTAAACGCTCAAAAAGGGATCACTGGCATTAGTGGGGCTAATGGCTATGAAAAAATCCTTTTTTATGGCATGAAAATCCAAAACGCTACCTATAGCGATAATAACAACATTCAAACTTGGTCGTTTATAAACCCTCTCAATTCTTCTCAAATCATTCAAGAGAGCATTAAAAATGGGGATCTAACCATAGAAGTTTTAAATAACCCCAACTCGGCTTCTAACACTATTTTTAATATCGCTCCTGAGCTTTATAATTACCAAGCTTCTAAGCAAAATCCTACCGGTTATAGCTATGATTATAGCGATAACCAAGCAGGCACTTATTACTTGACAAGCAACATTAAAGGTCTTTTCACGCCTAAAGGCTCTCAAACGCCTCAAGCCCCAGGCACTTATAGCCCGTTTAACCAGCCTTTGAATAGTTTGAATATCTACAATAAGGGTTTTTCTAGTGAAAATTTAAAAACGCTTTTAGGGATCCTTTCTCAAAATTCCGCTACCTTAAAAGAAATGATTGAATCCAATCAATTAGACAATATCACTAACATCAATGAAGTGTTGCGACTCTTAGACAAGATTAAGATCACCCAAACGCAAAAGCAAGCGCTCCTAGAAACGATCAACCATTTGACTGACAACATCAATCAAACCTTTAATAATGGGAATCTAATTATAGGCGCTACTCAAGATAATGTTACAAACTCTACTAGCTCTATATGGTTTGGGGGCAATGGCTATAGCAGTCCTTGTGCGCTAGATAGCGCCACTTGTTCTTCTTTTAGAAACACTTACTTGGGCCAATTATTAGGCTCAACTTCCCCTTATTTAGGCTACATCAACGCTGATTTTAAAGCTAAAAGCATTTATATCACTGGAACAATTGGAAGTGGTAACGCTTTTGAAAGCGGAGGGAGCGCGGATGTAACCTTTCAAAGCGCTAATAACTTAGTGTTGAATAAAGCTAATATAGAAGCTCAAGCTACAGACAATATCTTTAATCTTTTGGGCCAAGAAGGGATTGATAAAATCTTTAATCAAGGGAATTTAGCGAACGTTCTTAGTCAAATGGCTATGGAAAAAATCAAGCAAGCCGGCGGTTTAGGGAACTTTATAGAAAACGCTCTAAGCCCTTTGAGTAAGGAATTGCCCGCTAGCTTGCAAAATGAAACCTTAGGCCAACTTATAGGTCAAAATAACTTAGATGATTTATTGAATAATAGCGGAGTCATGAATGCAATCCAAAATATTATCAGTAAAAAACTAAGCATTTTTGGTAATTTTGTTACCCCATCCATCATAGAAAACTACCTTGCTAAGCAGTCTTTAAAAAGCATGCTAGACGATAAAGGGCTTTTGAATTTTATCGGTGGGTATATAGACGCTTCTGAATTAAGCTCTATTTTAAGCGTGATTTTAAAGGATATTACTAACCCCCCTACAAGCCTGCAAAAAGATATTGGTGTGGTGGCGAACGACTTGTTGAACGAGTTTTTAGGACAAGATGTGGTCAAAAAGCTAGAAAGTCAAGGTTTAGTGAGTAATATCATCAATAATATCATTTCTCAAGGCGGGTTGAGCGGCGTTTATAATCAAGGTTTAGGGAGCGTGTTGCCGCCCTCTTTACAAAACGCGCTCAAAGAAAACGATTTAGGCGCTCTTTTATCGCCTAGAGGCTTGCATGATTTTTGGCAAAAAGGGTATTTTAATTTTTTAAGCAATGGCTATGTTTTTGTCAATAACAGCTCTTTTAGTAACGCTACTGGGGGCAGTTTGAATTTTGTCGCCAACAAGTCTATTATCTTTAATGGCGATAATACGATTGACTTTAGCAAGTATCAAGGCGCATTGATTTTTGCTTCTAATGGTGTTTCTAATATCAATATCACCACCCTAAACGCTACTAATGGCTTAAGCCTTAATGCGGGTTTGAATAACGTGAGCGTTCAAAAAGGGGAAATTTGCATCAATTTAGCCAATTGCCCCACAACAAAAAACAACTCTTCTACAAACTCCAGCGTAACCCCCACTAATGAATCTTTAAGCGTGCGCGCTAATAATTTCACTTTCTTAGGTGCAATCGCTTCTAATGGGGTTATTGATTTGTCTCAAGTAACAAATAATAGCGTTATAGGCACGCTCAATCTTAATGAAAATGCGACCTTACAAGCCAATAATTTAACAATCACTAACGCTTTTAACAACGCCTCTAACTCTACGGCCAATATTAATGGTAATTTCACCTTAAACCAACAAGCGACTTTAAGCACTAACGCTAGCGGTTTGAATGTCATGGGGAATTTTAACAGCTATGGCGATTTGGTGTTTAACCTCAGCCATTCAGCTAGCCATGCTATTATCAACGCTCAAGGCGTAGCGACAATCATGGCTAATAGCAATAACCCCTTAATCCAGTTCAACACTTCTTCAAAAGAAGTTGGCACTTACACGCTTATTGATAGCGCTAAAGCCATTTATTACGGGTATAACAACCAAATCACAGGAGGCAGTAGCTTATATAATTACCTTAAGCTTTACACTCTCATTGACATTAATGGCAAGCATATGGTGATGAGCGACAACGGCTTAACTTATAACGGACAAGCCGTGAATATTAAAGATGGCGGTTTAGTTGTAGGCTTTAAGGACTCTCAAAATCAATATATTTACACTTCCATTCTTTATAATAAAGTGAAAATCGCTGTTTCTAATGATCCTATCAATAACCTACAAGCCCCCACTTTAAAACAATACATCGCTCAAATTCAGGGCGTTCAAAGCGTGGATAGTATTGATCAAGCTGGAGGCAGCCAAGCGATTAATTGGCTCAATAAAATCTTTGAAACTAAGGGAAGCCCTTTATTCGCTCCCTATTATTTAGAAAGCCATTCCGTAAAAGATTTAACCACGATCGCTGGGAATATTGCTAACACTTTAGAAGTCATCGCTAACCCTGATTTTAAAAATGACGCCACTAATATTTTACAGATCAACACCTACACGCAACAAATGAGTCGTTTAGCCAAGCTCTCTGACACTTCAACTTTCGCTCGTTCTGATTTCTTGGAACGCTTAGAAGCCCTTAAAAACAAGCGATTCGCTGATGCGATCCCTAACGCTATGGATGTGATTTTAAAATACTCTCAAAGAAACAGAGTTAAAAATAATGTGTGGGCGACAGGAGTTGGAGGGGCTAGTTTTATTAATGGAGGCACTGGGACTTTATATGGTATCAATGTAGGGTATGACCGATTCATTAAGGGCGTGATTGTGGGGGGTTATGCCGCTTATGGGTATAGCGGGTTTCATGGAAATATCACTCAATCAGGCTCTAGCAATGTCAATATAGGCGTTTATAGCCGAGCGTTTATCAAAAGAAGCGAATTAACCATGAGCTTGAATGAGACTTGGGGATACAATAAGACTTTCATCAACTCCTATGACCCCCTACTCTCAATCATCAATCAGTCTTACAGATACGACACTTGGACGACTGACGCTAAAATCAATTACGGCTATGATTTCATGTTTAAAGATAAAAGCGTTATTTTTAAACCCCAAGTAGGCTTAGCCTATTATTACATTGGTTTGTCTGGTTTAAGGGGTATTATGGATGATCCTATTTACAACCAATTCAGAGCCAATGCTGACCCTAATAAAAAATCCGTTCTAACGATCAATTTTGCCCTAGAAAGTCGGCATTATTTCAATAAAAACTCTTATTATTTTGTGATTGCGGATGTGGGCAGAGACTTATTCATTAATTCTATGGGGGATAAAATGGTGCGTTTTATTGGTAATAACACCCTAAGCTATAGAGATGGCGGCAGATACAACACTTTTGCCAGCATTATCACAGGCGGGGAGATAAGATTGTTCAAAACCTTTTATGTGAATGCGGGCATTGGGGCTAGGTTTGGGCTTGATTATAAAGATATTAATATTACCGGAAATATTGGTATACGCTATGCTTTTTAA
- a CDS encoding outer membrane beta-barrel protein produces the protein MFYDYGYTNFGFVGNGFDGLGKMNNHLYGLGIDYLYNFIDNAKKHSSVGFYAGFALAGSSWVGSGLGMWISQTGFINNYLTGYQAKMHTSFFQIPLNFGVRVNVNRHNGFEMGLKIPLAVNSFYETHGKGLNTSLFFKRLVVFNVSYVYSF, from the coding sequence TTGTTCTATGACTATGGTTACACTAATTTTGGTTTTGTGGGTAATGGCTTTGATGGTTTAGGCAAAATGAATAACCATCTCTATGGGCTTGGCATAGACTACCTTTATAATTTCATTGATAACGCAAAAAAACATTCGAGCGTGGGTTTTTATGCAGGCTTTGCTTTAGCGGGGAGTTCGTGGGTAGGGAGTGGTTTAGGCATGTGGATAAGTCAAACGGGTTTTATCAACAATTACTTGACGGGCTATCAAGCTAAAATGCACACGAGTTTTTTCCAAATCCCTTTGAATTTTGGGGTTCGTGTGAATGTCAATAGGCATAACGGCTTTGAAATGGGCTTGAAAATCCCTTTAGCGGTGAATTCCTTTTATGAAACGCATGGTAAAGGGTTAAACACTTCCCTCTTTTTCAAACGCCTTGTGGTGTTTAATGTGAGTTATGTTTATAGTTTTTAG
- a CDS encoding 2-hydroxymuconate tautomerase family protein, with protein sequence MPFINIKLVPENGGPTNEQKQQLIEGVSDLMVKVLNKNKASIVVIIDEVDSNNYGLGGESVHHLRQKN encoded by the coding sequence ATGCCGTTTATCAATATCAAACTTGTACCAGAAAATGGAGGGCCAACAAACGAGCAAAAACAGCAATTGATTGAAGGGGTTTCAGATTTGATGGTTAAGGTGTTAAACAAAAATAAGGCTTCTATTGTGGTCATTATAGATGAGGTCGATTCTAATAATTATGGTCTTGGGGGCGAGAGCGTCCATCATTTGAGGCAAAAAAACTAA
- the recR gene encoding recombination mediator RecR: MNTYKNSLNHFLNLVDCLEKIPNVGKKSAFKMAYHLGLENPYLALKITHALENALKNLKTCSSCNALSESEVCEICSDESRQNSQLCMVLHPRDVFILEDLKDFLGRYFVLNSIEEVDFNALEKRLIEENIKEIIFAFPPTLANDSLMLYIEDKLQRFHLTFTKIAQGVPTGVNFENIDSVSLSRAFNSRIKA; this comes from the coding sequence ATGAATACTTATAAAAACAGCTTGAACCACTTTTTAAATTTAGTGGATTGTTTAGAAAAGATCCCCAATGTGGGTAAAAAGTCCGCCTTTAAAATGGCGTATCATTTGGGTTTGGAAAACCCCTATCTGGCGCTCAAAATCACGCACGCTTTAGAGAACGCGCTAAAAAACCTTAAAACATGTTCATCTTGTAACGCGCTCAGCGAGAGTGAGGTTTGTGAGATTTGCTCTGATGAAAGCCGGCAAAATTCTCAGCTTTGCATGGTTTTACACCCAAGAGATGTGTTTATTTTAGAAGATTTAAAGGACTTTTTAGGGCGCTATTTTGTGTTAAATTCTATAGAAGAAGTGGATTTTAACGCCCTAGAAAAACGCCTGATTGAAGAAAACATTAAAGAAATCATTTTTGCTTTCCCTCCCACTTTGGCTAATGATTCTTTAATGCTTTATATTGAAGATAAATTACAACGATTCCATCTCACTTTCACCAAAATCGCTCAAGGCGTGCCTACTGGAGTGAATTTTGAAAACATTGACTCAGTTTCGCTCTCAAGGGCGTTTAATTCAAGGATCAAAGCATGA
- the truD gene encoding tRNA pseudouridine(13) synthase TruD — protein MNLNFMPLLHAYNHASIDFHFNSSARDFCVHEVPLYEFSNTGEHAVIQVRKSGLSTLEMLQIFSQILGVKIAELGYAGLKDKNALTTQFVSLPKKYAPLLEKNTSNFQERNLKILSLNYHHNKIKLGHLKGNRFFMRFKKMTPLNAQKTKQVLEQIAQFGMPNYFGSQRFGKFNDNHQEGLKILQNQTKFAHQKLNAFLISSYQSYLFNALLSKRLEISKIISDFSLKEGLEFFKQKNLSVDSNTLKTLKNQAHPFKILEGDVMRHYPYGKFFDALELEKESERFLKKEVAPTGLLDGKKALYAKNLSFEIEKEFQHNLLSSHAKTLGSRRFFWVFAENVTSQYIKEKAQFELGFYLPKGSYASALLKEIKHEKGENNDEF, from the coding sequence ATGAATTTAAATTTTATGCCCCTATTGCATGCTTATAACCATGCGAGCATTGATTTTCATTTCAATTCTAGCGCTAGGGATTTTTGCGTGCATGAAGTGCCTTTGTATGAATTCAGTAACACAGGCGAACATGCCGTTATTCAAGTGAGAAAAAGCGGTTTAAGCACTTTAGAAATGCTTCAGATTTTTTCTCAAATTTTAGGGGTAAAAATCGCCGAATTGGGTTATGCGGGCTTGAAAGATAAAAACGCGCTGACGACTCAATTCGTCTCACTCCCTAAAAAATACGCCCCTTTATTAGAAAAAAATACGAGCAACTTTCAAGAAAGAAACCTTAAAATCCTATCTTTGAATTACCACCATAATAAAATCAAATTAGGACATTTAAAAGGGAATCGCTTTTTTATGCGTTTTAAAAAAATGACCCCCCTAAACGCTCAAAAAACAAAGCAGGTTTTAGAACAAATCGCGCAGTTTGGCATGCCTAATTATTTTGGCTCGCAACGCTTCGGGAAGTTCAATGACAACCACCAAGAGGGTTTAAAAATCTTACAAAATCAAACGAAATTCGCCCATCAAAAATTAAACGCTTTTTTAATTTCAAGCTATCAAAGTTATTTGTTTAACGCGCTTTTAAGCAAACGATTAGAAATCAGTAAAATCATTAGCGATTTTAGCTTAAAAGAGGGTTTAGAATTTTTTAAACAAAAAAATTTAAGCGTTGATTCAAACACCCTAAAAACCCTTAAAAACCAAGCCCACCCCTTTAAAATCTTAGAAGGCGATGTGATGCGCCATTACCCTTATGGGAAGTTTTTTGACGCTTTAGAATTAGAAAAAGAGAGCGAAAGGTTTTTGAAAAAAGAAGTTGCGCCTACAGGGTTACTAGACGGCAAAAAAGCTCTTTATGCAAAAAATTTGAGTTTTGAAATTGAAAAAGAATTCCAGCATAACCTTTTAAGTAGCCATGCTAAAACGCTAGGCTCTAGGCGGTTTTTTTGGGTGTTTGCAGAAAATGTAACTTCTCAATATATCAAAGAAAAAGCGCAATTTGAATTGGGATTTTACTTGCCTAAAGGGAGTTATGCGAGCGCGTTGCTCAAAGAAATCAAGCATGAGAAAGGAGAAAATAATGACGAATTTTGA
- the htpX gene encoding zinc metalloprotease HtpX: MTNFEKIIAQNRLKTNAVLTTYCVIFAFIGLLVDAIRINANDLGVALFKLITFQIFPTITIIMFLAAFVIIVVCIQNFSSIMLSGDEYKLIDPSKVLSSKENQIHRLLLELLEEAKLHFEPKLYIINAPYMNAFASGWNESNSLIALTSALIERLDRDELKAVIAHELSHIRHNDIRLTMCVGILSNIMLLVANFSVYFFMGNRKNSGANLARMILLLLQIVLPFLTLILQMYLSRTREYMADSGAAFLMHDNKPMIRALQKISNDYANNDYKGIDQNSTRSAAYLFNAEMFSTHPSIKNRIQSLRKRVI, encoded by the coding sequence ATGACGAATTTTGAAAAGATTATCGCGCAAAACAGGCTCAAAACGAACGCGGTTTTAACCACTTATTGCGTGATTTTTGCTTTTATCGGGTTGTTGGTGGATGCTATTAGAATCAACGCTAATGATTTAGGCGTAGCCCTTTTTAAACTCATCACTTTTCAAATTTTTCCTACGATCACCATTATCATGTTTTTAGCGGCTTTTGTCATTATTGTTGTTTGTATCCAAAATTTTAGCTCTATCATGTTAAGCGGTGATGAATACAAGCTTATTGACCCAAGCAAGGTTTTAAGCTCTAAAGAAAATCAAATCCATCGCCTTTTGTTAGAACTTTTAGAAGAGGCTAAGCTTCATTTTGAGCCTAAGCTTTATATCATTAACGCCCCTTACATGAACGCTTTTGCGAGCGGATGGAATGAATCCAATTCTCTTATCGCTCTTACAAGCGCTTTAATAGAAAGGTTGGATAGAGATGAATTAAAAGCCGTGATCGCTCATGAGCTCAGCCACATCAGGCACAACGACATCCGCTTGACCATGTGCGTGGGGATTTTAAGCAATATCATGCTGTTAGTGGCTAATTTCAGCGTGTATTTTTTCATGGGGAATCGCAAGAATAGCGGGGCGAATTTAGCCCGAATGATTTTATTACTCTTACAGATCGTTTTGCCTTTTTTAACGCTTATTTTGCAAATGTATTTGAGCCGCACACGAGAATACATGGCCGATAGCGGGGCGGCGTTTTTAATGCATGACAATAAGCCCATGATTAGAGCCTTACAAAAAATTTCTAACGACTATGCGAACAACGATTACAAGGGCATAGATCAAAACTCCACCCGATCAGCGGCTTATCTTTTTAACGCTGAAATGTTTAGCACCCACCCTAGCATTAAAAATCGTATCCAATCCTTAAGAAAGCGTGTGATTTAA